In Nocardioides sp. WS12, the DNA window CACCCAGCGCCAGCGCGGTGTCCCGTTCGGACAGGTCGGCGAAGTAGCGGAGCACGAGCACCTCGCGGTGGTCAGAGCTCATCGCGCCCAGGGCCCGACGCACGGCGATGCCCTCGGCCCACTCCGGGTCGGCGGCTGCCGTTTCCGGCAGTTCCTCCGTCGGCAGCTCGCCGTTCCAGCGACGGTTGCGGGCGTCGTACAAGGTCGTCACGAGGACGCGATGGACGTACGCATCGGGGTGATCGGCGCGGACCACCTTGCGCCACGAGCGGTAGCACTTCAGCAACGCGCTCTGCACGACGTCCTCGGCGTCGGCCGACGGGCAGCCCAGGAGGACGGCCGTCCGCACCAGCCGCGGGCGCCGCTGCGCGACGTACGTGCTGAAGTCCATCGGGCTCCTCGGAGTCGGGGTCACTCAGTGTGACCGCCGAGGCCTCCCGTTCGGTTCCGAACCAGCGGTTCACGCTCCCATCCACAGGCGCCGGGAGGCGCGGTGTGGGCGCAGGGCCTGCGGGAGACCTGATCGGGATGGACAACATCGACGGACTACTGGATCGCCAGGACGGAGTGATCAGCCGACGGCAGGCGCTGACGTGCGGGCTCACCCCCACCGATGTCGCCCGACGCCTGCGCAGGCGCGAGTGGACGCCCGTCCACGACGGCGTCTATGTGCTGCACACCGGGCCGCTGACCTGGCAACAGCGAGCCTGGGCGGCGGTTCTCGCATGCTGGCCCGCGGCGTTGTCGGGCGAGTCGGCCCGCCGAGCCCACGAGGGCCCGGGGCGCCGAGCAGGCAGCACCGATGCACCCATTGAGATCGTCGTCGCGCATCGGCGCAAGGCACGGGCACCCGACGGCGTGACGGTCACCCGGGCGCGCGGGTTCGAGCCGATCATCCAGTGGAACCTGAGTCCACCCAGGGTCCGGTACGACGAAGCGATCATCACGATCGCCGACGCTGCTCGCGACGACCTCGCTGCGATCGCCGTCATCGCGGACGCGTGCGGAGGCCGGCGAACCACGGCGACGCGACTCCTCGCCGCCATGGAGCGGACACCCCGTCTCGCTCGGCGGGTCTGGCTCTCAGGCATCGTCCGCGACGTGGCCGAGGGCTCCTGCTCGGTGCTCGAACACGCCTATCTCACGCGGGTCGAGCAGCCGCACGGACTACCGCGCGGCCTTCGGCAGGTCGTCGCACTCGATGCCGGCGGGCGCCGGATGTTCCGGGACGTCGTGTATGGCGGGGCTCGACCCCGCTGGCGTCAGATCGTCGAACTCGACGGACGTCTCTGGCACGACTCGACCGCTGCGCGCGATCGGGACATGGAGCGCGACCTCGACGCGGCGCTCGACCTCGAGGACACCGTGCGGCTCGGGTACGGGCAGGTGCTCGGGCGGCCTTGCAGGACGGCCGCGAAGCTCGGTCGGCTTCTGCAACTCAGGGGGTGGGCCGGTTCCGCGACTCCGTGCCCAGACTGCCAAAAACCAGATTGGGGAACTTCTGATCAAGCAGGCTGATCAGAAGTTCCCCAATACCGATCAGAGATCGAAGAGCGAACCCGTCTCGTTGATGTCCACGTCGGTGCGGGGCTGGTTGGCCTCGCCGGACGACGCGGCCGGAGGCGCCGCCGGGGCGGGCTTCTCCTCCGCAACAAGCTCTTCGGCAGCAGGCTCCTCGGCAGCAGGCTCGGCTGCTTCGGGCTCAGCCTCGACAACCGGCTCGGCCGCGGCAACCGGCTCGGCCTCGACCGGAGCAGCCACGGGGGCCGGCGTCGCTGCCGGGGCAGCCGGCTCCGGAGCCACGATGTCGAACAGCGACCCACCCGAGGGGATCTCCGCCGACGGCGTCGGTGCAGCAGCGGGCGCCGCGGGCGCGGCTGCCTTGGGCTCCTCGACCACCGGCGCCGGGGCGGGCTCGGGCTCGGCAGCCTTCTCCTCGACCACGGGGGTCGGGGCGGCAGCAGCCGGGGCGGGCTCGGGTGCTGCGATGTCGAACAGCGACCCACCGGACGGGATCTCCGCCGACGGCGTCGGTGCAGCAGCGGGCGTCGCGGGAGCAGCAGGCTCGGCGGCCTTGGCCGGTTCAGCGGCCTTCGGTGCCTCCGCGGCGGCCTCAGGTGCCGCAGGTGCAGCGGTCTCCGTCGGAGCGACGTCGAACAATGACCCACCCGCGCCCAGGTCCGCGACGGGCTTGGCCTCCGCCGGAGCCGGCTTGGCCTCCGCCGGAGCGGCAGGTGCCGGAGCGGCAGGTGCCGCGGCGGCGGGCGCCGCCGGAGCAGGGGTGTCGAAGAGCGAACTCGAGTCGTCGAACAGCGATCCGCCCGAAGCCGGCTTGGTCTCCGGCTCGGCCGCGGCCGGAGCCGGGGTGGCGGCCGGCGCGGGCGTGTCGAACATCGAACTCGAGTCGTCGAACAGCGATCCGCCCGAAGCCGGCTTGGTCTCCGGCTCGGCCGCGGCCGGAGCCGGGGTGGCAGCTGGCGCAGGCGTGTCGAACATCGAGTCCGGGTTGTCGAACATCGAGCCACCGGCCGGTGCAGCCTTGGCCTCGGGAGCGGCCTCGACTGCAGGCGCCACGGGAGCAACCTCGGTGTCGGCGGTCGCGGCGGCGATGGCGGTCCCGGCCGGCGAGGACGTCTTGGCCGCGGGAGCACTGACCGGCGTACCTTCGCCGGGCTTGAGCTTGGTGGCTTGCTCACCCTTGACCGACGCGAGCAGCATTTGCGCGACGTCGAGGACCTCGACCTCTTCGCGAGCCTCGCCATCGGCCTGCATCTTGGTGAGGCCGTCGGAGATCATCACGCGACAGAAGGGGCAACCGACGGCGATCTGGTCGGCCTTCGTCCCGACCGCCTCAGCGGTGCGGTTGAGGTTGATCCGCTCACCGATGGTCTCTTCCATCCACATGCGGGCGCCACCGGCGCCACAGCAGAAGGACTTCTCCTTGTTGCGTTCCATCTCGGCGAACTCGGCGCCGGGCAGGATCTCCAGGAGGTCGCGCGGCGGCGTGTAGACCTGGTTGTGGCGGCCCAGGAAGCAGGGGTCGTGGTAGGTGATCTTGCGTTCGTGCGCACCGGCCCCCTCGGCCACCGGGGTCAGCTTGCCCTCGCGCACGAGGCGGTTGAGCAGCTGCGTGTGGTGGATGACCTCGAGCTCGATGCCGAGCTCGCGGTACTCGTTCTTGAGGGTGTTCATGCAGTGCGGGCAGGTCGAGACGACCTTCTTCGCACGGGCCTCGGTCAGCGTCTCGATGTTCTGCTGGGCCAGGCCCTGGAACACGAACTCGTTGCCGGCGCGGCGCGCGGAGTCACCGGTGCAGGTCTCGCCATTGCCGAGTACGCCGAAGGAGACGCCGGCGAGGTCGAGCAACTCGGCCACGGCGCGGGTCGTCTTCTTCGCACGGTCTTCGTAGGCACCGGCGCAGCCGACCCAGAACAGCCAGTCGACCTCGTCGAGCGTCTCGATCGAGTCACCGACGACCTTGACGTCGAACGGCAGGCCCTTGGCCCAGTCGAGGCGGACCGTGGGCGACATGTTCCACGGGTTGCCCTTGTTCTCCAGGCCCTTGAAGAGGCCGTTGAGCTCGGAGGGGAAGTTCGACTCGACGAGCACCTGATAGCGGCGCATGTCGACGATGTGGTCGACGTGCTCGATGTCCACAGGGCACTGCTGGACGCAGGCACCGCAGTTGGTGCAGCCCCACAGCGCGTCCTCGTCGATGACGAAGTCGCCACCCTCGGGGTTGTAGAACCACTCGCCCTTGTCGGCGTCGGCGTTGCCGATGAGCACCTTGTCGGCCGCACCGTCGACGCCACCGGCAGCGGCGTACGCCTGCTCGCGCAGGGCCATCATCATCAGCTTGGGCGAGAGCGGCTTCTCGGTGTTCCACGCGGGGCACTGCGACTGGCAGCGACCACACTCGGTACAGGTGGTGAAGTCGAGCAGGTCCTTCCAGGAGAAGTCCCAGATGGAGCCGGCGCCGAGGACGGCGTCCTCATCGAGGTCATCGACGTCGTCGAGGGTGATCGGCTTGCCGCCGACGGTCAGCGGCTTGACGGCTCCGAGCGCGGTGCTGCCGTCGTCCTCACGCTTGAACCAGATGTTGAACCAGGCGGTGAAGCGGTGCCAGGCCACGCCCATGGTCAGGTTGGTCGAGATGACGATCAGCCAGATCATCGCGGAGGTGATCTTGAACATCGCGATGGCGAAGATGATGTTCTCGAGCGACCCGATGGAGTCGTGGCCGGTCGGGTAGAGGTTGCCGACGTACTGCGAGATCGGGAAGTGGGCACCGGTCGCGTGCTCGGCGTGCTCGCCGCCGTGGGCCTGGGCGAGGTTGTACTCGGCACCGCGGATGAACAGGATCGCGGCGCTCTCCAGGAGCACCATCGCCTCGACGAAGAAGGCCTGCCACATGGTGGAGCCGAAGAACCGGCTCTTGCGGCCGAGCTTCGAGGGCAGGTGGGTGAGCCGGTAGTAGATCAGCGGGATGATCGCGAGCGCACCGAGGAGGCCGAGGATCTCGGCGGTCCATTCGTAGACGACCCACTTGCCGATGATCGGGATCGTCCACTCGGGATCCCACAGCTGCGGGAAGGCCGCGGCAACCGCAGTGGAGAGGAAGAGGAACGCGGCGAACGCGAACCAGTGCAGGATGCCGACCCAGGTCCACTGGAGCATCCGCGTGTGGAGGAACGTCTCCTTGACCATGGTCACCGTGCGGCCGACGGGGTTGCCCATCCGGCCAGGAGCCGGCTGGCCGCGGCGGATCACGCCGAGCATCGAGCGAACGGCACGGGTGGTCAGCGCAATCGCGACGACCGAGACCGCCAGTGACACCACGATCGCAATGGTCTGGAAGGACATCTCGAACAGCTCCTCGTCCACAGGGGGCTCAGCGTGCGCACACGAGTGCGCGCGTCGAGCCTATTGCCACCGGCCGGTTTCGCGGATGAAAGGCAACCCTTACCCGCGCCGCCCGCAACAGGCTCGCGCCCAGCATCTTACCGGTCGGTAACTTGCCCCGGGACGTGACGATCGCCTCAGGAGATGGTGAGTGCGGTGACCTTTCCGGCGGCCGAGAAGGTGACCGTCACGGGCACCCGGGCCCGGGTCGACGTCTTCGCGCAGAAGACGTACGACGTCCCGCGGCGCTGGTAGGGCTGACCGACGGCCTTCAACACCGACCCGGTCGTCATCCCGACCTTGACCACCTGCTGCACCGTGCTCGTGCTGGGGCGCAGTGCGGCGTTGCGGCACGAGTCGGCCTTGATGCCGGAGGTCCGCTCCCACATCTGCAGGTACGCCTCGGCGCCGCGCGCCATGTCGTCGACGATCTTGCTGCCGTCGCCAGCCTGCTGCTTCTCCGCGACCTGGCGCAGGTCCTCGACCCAGTCCGGGTAGAGCCCGTACTGCGCGACACCGTCGACGTTGATGTCCCAGGTGCGCTGGCCGGCCTGCTGCTTGCCGATGCTCACCCCGCCGAGGCCCGTGAACGGGTAGCGGACCGGGTTGGTCACGCCGGCGCCGCGCGGGTTGCCCTGCGCACCGAGGCCGTTGATGTCCGCCCCGAAACCGAAGCCGAAGTAGTAGCGCGGGTCCGCCCAGCCGAGGTGGCGGCGCCACTTCTCGACGAAGCCGGTCGAGTCGCCCGCGTACGGCGTGATGAAGCCGCCGGCCTTGTAGATCCGCGGGTAGGTGTCGGGCGTGGACCACGAGTGGCTGGAGATCACGCCCGGGTAGCGGAGTTCCTCGATCACGTCCATCGACGCCGCCCGCGCCTTCACGGAGAGGTGGTCGGGGTCGAACACCATCTGCCGCTGGGCCAGGCCCTTGATCGTGTGCACGCCCAGGTCCGTCAGGCCGCGCTTGTTGCAGTGCGCTGGCTGGGGATACAGCGGGAGCGCCGGCAGGACGCCGAGGAGTTGGCCGATCGCGCCGAACAGCGCGTCCTGCTGGCCGGCGGTGATGTCGGGCAGCGTGATCTGCGGGTTGTCGGCGGACTCCCCGTCCGCGGGCTCGCAGTGCTCCATCGCCCAGAACGACCCGGTCTCGAGGAAGTTGGCGGCGTTGACGACGACGCCCACCTCGCCGGCGTCTCCGGCCACTCCGGCGAGCGCGTTGTCGAACTTGTTGACCAGCTCCATTTGGCGAACACCCAGCGCGTGCATCTCGTTGAGGTTCGCGTCGATCTCCGCCGTCGTACACGCGGGGAAGTCCTTGCCAAGCAACTTCTTGTAGGTGCAGCCGAACGGGATGGAGGTCTCGATCCCCATCACCACGGCCATCTTCCCGGAGTTGATGACACTCCGCGCCGCGAACGGGTCCTTCACGATCCGGTAGAAGCCCTTGCCCGGGCCACCGAACTGGGCGTCGATGTAGGACTGCATGGTCACCATGTCGGCGGCCTGCAGCCGGATCGAGTCCATGTCGTCGCAGGAGTTCTTCTTGAGCGGATAGAGCTGGCACAGCTTGTTGTTCTCGACGAGCAGGTTGACGAACAACCGCTGGCCGCCGCGCCAGGCCCGCTCCAGCCAGCGGTAGTACGTGCCCTCGTGGGTCAGCGACTCCGGCGCCGGCCAGTCCTTGAAGGTCGGCCAGCCCACCGGGTCATGGGACGCCTTCCCGGACAGCACCGCTTCGAGCAGCGCTCCGTTGCCGCCGGTGGCGGTGTGGTCGGGGCAGTCGACCAGGGCGTACGGCGCTCCGTACTGGTGCCAGGGGCGGCCACAGTGCACCTTGCCGCCGAGGAACTCGAAGGCCATGCCGTGGGTGTGGGCGTCCACGAACCCGCGCACTTCCTGGTACGACGACGCGCCTGCGAACGGGTCGCCGGAGATGTTGATGCCCGCCTCCGGGTACGCCGGGCAGCCGGTCGCGAGGGCCAATTGGAAGGGCGTGCCGGCGCTGCTCCCGGCGAGCTTGCCGCCGGACACGACCGTGAGTTGCTTGTCGGCCGCGATCTGGAAGAGGAAGCCACCGACCACCTTCGTGACCGTCCAGTCGGCCGCCGGGGTCGGCTTGGCTGCGATCGCCACCGAACCGTTCGTCGCCAGCGTCACCTCGCCGGGCTCGGTGTGCAGCAGGTAGCCGCCCAGCCGGGTCGCCTTGAAGTAGAACCGCGCCGCGGACGCCAGCGGGACCGCGGTGGCGCCGAGGACCGTCCCGGTGCGGGTGACGTAGCGCCCGGACGCGGTCTTCAAGGTGTAGCACCCACCGGCCATGGCGTAGCGGTCACCCGGCACGGCCTGGCGCGACGGGTAGGCCGGAACCTTCACCAGCACAGGGTCGGGGAGTGCCCGCTCGCGTTCGACGTAGGCCTCGGAGGCGGTCCGCTCGAGCGAGGTCGTGGGATCGACCACGTTGTCACCGACGGCCAGACCGCGGGACACGTCGTTCTTCGTGGCGGGGTCGTTGTGGTCGTGCGCGGGCAGCACGGAGTCGTCGTGGGGCAGGCCGCGGTCGGACCGGGCCTGCTCCGATGCGACGGCCAGGGTCGTCGTACCGCCGCCGGAGGCGACGGGGATGGCGAGGGCCGTCCCGATCACGGCGAGGGCGGCGATCACGGCGAGCCCGACGCGCTGCCCCGAGTTGCCGGCTTCCGGCTCCCGACGTCGTTCGATCATCACGACTGATCTCCGTTCCCCGGCACTCTGGATGTGCCTGCGCTCACACTGCCAACGAGCGAACGTAGCCGTTGCTACGCCAAATGTGAACCCCGTTCATGTTTGCCGTCCCCGGAGACGGGGTGGGGCGGGCAGGCATGATGGCGGCACGGATCGGGGAAGGGACCTCCATGACCAGCACCACGCGCGCGCTCGGCGCGCTCTCCGCGCTCGCGCTCACCGCGGCGCTCGCCGGCTGCAACGGCGGCGGCGAGATGAAGCAGGCCCCCGACGCATCGCCGTCACCGACCCTGACGACCCCGACCGAGCCGAGCAGCACGACGCCGGCAGGCGCCACGGACCTGGCGCTGGCCGAGAGCGAGACCCGGGAGGACTCGGTCTATCCGGAGGTGGGCGACCCCCTGGTCGATGCCCTGAGCTACGACCTCGACCTGGACTGGGACCCGGTGGCGGACACGCTCACCGGCCAGCAGACGCTGGTCTTCCGCGCGACCGCCGACGCCGACCAGATCCCGCTGGACTTCAACCAGGACCTGAAGATCTCGGCCCTGACCGTCGACGGCAAGGACGCGCAGCACACGATCGACGGCTACCACCTGACCGTGGACGCGCCGATCACGAAGGGCAAGCGGTACACCGTCGAACTGTCCTACGCCGGCGTCCCGAAGCCCGCGCCCGCGCCGAGCGAGCGGTCCGACTTCGCGACCGGCGTCGGCTGGAACATCACCGACGAACACGAGACGTGGACCGTGCAGGAGCCGTACGGCGCCTTCACCTGGTACGCAGCGAACGACCAGCCGGCCGACAAGGCGTTCTACGACTTCAGCCTCACCTCCCCGGACGCGATGCAGGGCGTTTCCAACGGCGTGCTCACGTCGTCGACCAAGGCCGACGGCCGGACGACGAACACGTGGCATCTCGCGGAGCCCGCGTCGTCGTACCTCGTCACGGTGGCGTTCGGAGACTTCCAGCGCACCGACCTGAAGTCGAAGAGCGGCGTGCCGATCCAGATCTGGACCGACCCCGACGGCGCGGCGCTGCCCGGGGGCCTGGCCACCACGCCTGACGCGATCGACTGGCTCGAGAAGTACCTCGGCCCCTACCCGTTCGACACGTTCGGCATCGTCGTCGTCAACAACGAAAGCGGCATGGAGACGCAGACCATGGTCACGCTGGGCGACTCGGAGTACAGCCTCTCGCCGGCCGTCGTGGTGCACGAGGCCGCGCACCATTGGTACGGCGACACCGTCTCCCCCGCCGACTGGTCGGAGGTGTGGATGAACGAGGGCATGGCGATGTACCTGCAGGGCATGTGGGAAGCCGAGCAGGAGGGCCGCACCGTCGTACAGAAGATGGATGAGTGGGCCGCCTTCGAGACCACGCTGCGCGACGCCGCAGGGCCGCCGGCGGACTACGACCCGAAGAAGTTCGGCGACGGCAACATCTACTTCGGACCCGCGCTGATGTGGCAGGAGCTACGGGAGAAGATCGGCGACACGAAGTTCTTCGAGGTCCTCAAGGAATGGCCGGCCTCGCAGGAGAACGGCAACGCGGACCGCGAGGAGTACTGGGCCTGGATCGAGGAGAAGACGGGCGAGGAGCTCACGTCGTTCTTCGAGGACTGGCTGCTCGGCGAGCAGACACCGTCGCGCTGACCCTTCCCGAAGGGCCTTCCCGCAAAGGTGGAACACGTTCTACTCTCTCGGGATGCGCATGCTCCGCTCCGTGGTGGCCTCGGGGGCCGCGACCGTTCTCGCCCTGACCCTCGCCGCGGCCCCGGCGACGGCTGACGTCCTGCCGATCCCGTCGCTGCCGACGGACCTGCTGGTGCCGAGGTTCATCGGCGCCGCGGTCACGCCCCAACCGCTGGCCGCACCGCCGGTACCGCAGAACCCCTTCCTCGCGCCGAACGGCCGCAGCAGCATGCACAACGACGCGTACAGCACCGACGCGTACGCCGTCTCCGGGCCGACCGGCCGCTCCCTCACCGTGAAGTCGGCGACGTACGGCGTCCGCGAGTGCGCCACGATGGCGTTCGACTCGCACGACCGGATCGTCGGGCTGTGCGGCGGCCTCGAGGGCTTCACCATGATGGTGATCGACCCGGTGACGCTGAAGACGATCTCGCAGATGCGGGTCTCGCAGCGCGACTTCACCAGTGGCGCGAACCCGCTGACCGACATCTGCGGTGGCACCTACTTCTTCCTCGACGGCCAGGACCGGGCGTACGCCACGACCACGCGCTCCTCCATCGCCGAAGTCAGCGTCACCGCCGCCGGCGGACTCGTGCAAGGCCGTGAGTGGCCGCTGGCCGCGCACCTGCCCGACGGCGACTGCCTCGTCGCCACCGGCGTCGACTGGTCGGGCCGGGTCTGGTGGTTCAGTCAGCAGGGCGTGATCGGCACCCTCGACCGCAAGACCGGGGCGGTCCACGAACTCGCCCTCGGCGGCGGCGAGGGCATCTTCAACTCGGTGTCGACCGACGAGACCGGCGGCATCTACTTCGTCACGACGCACCAGACCTA includes these proteins:
- a CDS encoding SigE family RNA polymerase sigma factor — protein: MDFSTYVAQRRPRLVRTAVLLGCPSADAEDVVQSALLKCYRSWRKVVRADHPDAYVHRVLVTTLYDARNRRWNGELPTEELPETAAADPEWAEGIAVRRALGAMSSDHREVLVLRYFADLSERDTALALGVAPGTVKSRTSRALAALAPLVAAEETS
- a CDS encoding type IV toxin-antitoxin system AbiEi family antitoxin domain-containing protein; protein product: MGAGPAGDLIGMDNIDGLLDRQDGVISRRQALTCGLTPTDVARRLRRREWTPVHDGVYVLHTGPLTWQQRAWAAVLACWPAALSGESARRAHEGPGRRAGSTDAPIEIVVAHRRKARAPDGVTVTRARGFEPIIQWNLSPPRVRYDEAIITIADAARDDLAAIAVIADACGGRRTTATRLLAAMERTPRLARRVWLSGIVRDVAEGSCSVLEHAYLTRVEQPHGLPRGLRQVVALDAGGRRMFRDVVYGGARPRWRQIVELDGRLWHDSTAARDRDMERDLDAALDLEDTVRLGYGQVLGRPCRTAAKLGRLLQLRGWAGSATPCPDCQKPDWGTSDQAG
- a CDS encoding (Fe-S)-binding protein, whose product is MSFQTIAIVVSLAVSVVAIALTTRAVRSMLGVIRRGQPAPGRMGNPVGRTVTMVKETFLHTRMLQWTWVGILHWFAFAAFLFLSTAVAAAFPQLWDPEWTIPIIGKWVVYEWTAEILGLLGALAIIPLIYYRLTHLPSKLGRKSRFFGSTMWQAFFVEAMVLLESAAILFIRGAEYNLAQAHGGEHAEHATGAHFPISQYVGNLYPTGHDSIGSLENIIFAIAMFKITSAMIWLIVISTNLTMGVAWHRFTAWFNIWFKREDDGSTALGAVKPLTVGGKPITLDDVDDLDEDAVLGAGSIWDFSWKDLLDFTTCTECGRCQSQCPAWNTEKPLSPKLMMMALREQAYAAAGGVDGAADKVLIGNADADKGEWFYNPEGGDFVIDEDALWGCTNCGACVQQCPVDIEHVDHIVDMRRYQVLVESNFPSELNGLFKGLENKGNPWNMSPTVRLDWAKGLPFDVKVVGDSIETLDEVDWLFWVGCAGAYEDRAKKTTRAVAELLDLAGVSFGVLGNGETCTGDSARRAGNEFVFQGLAQQNIETLTEARAKKVVSTCPHCMNTLKNEYRELGIELEVIHHTQLLNRLVREGKLTPVAEGAGAHERKITYHDPCFLGRHNQVYTPPRDLLEILPGAEFAEMERNKEKSFCCGAGGARMWMEETIGERINLNRTAEAVGTKADQIAVGCPFCRVMISDGLTKMQADGEAREEVEVLDVAQMLLASVKGEQATKLKPGEGTPVSAPAAKTSSPAGTAIAAATADTEVAPVAPAVEAAPEAKAAPAGGSMFDNPDSMFDTPAPAATPAPAAAEPETKPASGGSLFDDSSSMFDTPAPAATPAPAAAEPETKPASGGSLFDDSSSLFDTPAPAAPAAAAPAAPAPAAPAEAKPAPAEAKPVADLGAGGSLFDVAPTETAAPAAPEAAAEAPKAAEPAKAAEPAAPATPAAAPTPSAEIPSGGSLFDIAAPEPAPAAAAPTPVVEEKAAEPEPAPAPVVEEPKAAAPAAPAAAPTPSAEIPSGGSLFDIVAPEPAAPAATPAPVAAPVEAEPVAAAEPVVEAEPEAAEPAAEEPAAEELVAEEKPAPAAPPAASSGEANQPRTDVDINETGSLFDL
- a CDS encoding M1 family metallopeptidase, translated to MTSTTRALGALSALALTAALAGCNGGGEMKQAPDASPSPTLTTPTEPSSTTPAGATDLALAESETREDSVYPEVGDPLVDALSYDLDLDWDPVADTLTGQQTLVFRATADADQIPLDFNQDLKISALTVDGKDAQHTIDGYHLTVDAPITKGKRYTVELSYAGVPKPAPAPSERSDFATGVGWNITDEHETWTVQEPYGAFTWYAANDQPADKAFYDFSLTSPDAMQGVSNGVLTSSTKADGRTTNTWHLAEPASSYLVTVAFGDFQRTDLKSKSGVPIQIWTDPDGAALPGGLATTPDAIDWLEKYLGPYPFDTFGIVVVNNESGMETQTMVTLGDSEYSLSPAVVVHEAAHHWYGDTVSPADWSEVWMNEGMAMYLQGMWEAEQEGRTVVQKMDEWAAFETTLRDAAGPPADYDPKKFGDGNIYFGPALMWQELREKIGDTKFFEVLKEWPASQENGNADREEYWAWIEEKTGEELTSFFEDWLLGEQTPSR